The Blastocatellia bacterium genome includes a region encoding these proteins:
- a CDS encoding cytochrome P460 family protein, with product MRGQKPKVITVGIALITLLLIVQAGENASMTTLASQGTGNVERLTLPDYRQWTHVKSMVIFDEKHPLYKSFGGIHHIYVNNVGLKASQTAGRYPTGSQLVFVLYEAVNEQGAYVAGKKKVEAIMVKDPRRFAETGGWGFQAFDPETRKPLIKNADVASSCFNCHAGQKERDYVFSQLVK from the coding sequence ATGAGAGGTCAAAAACCGAAAGTCATAACCGTTGGCATTGCTCTCATCACACTGCTTTTGATTGTGCAAGCTGGTGAGAACGCCTCGATGACAACGTTGGCATCGCAGGGCACCGGCAATGTTGAGCGATTGACATTGCCTGATTATCGGCAATGGACGCACGTCAAAAGCATGGTGATCTTCGATGAAAAGCATCCGCTCTACAAATCCTTTGGCGGCATCCATCATATCTATGTCAACAACGTTGGGCTGAAAGCGAGCCAAACAGCAGGCCGCTATCCTACCGGCAGTCAATTGGTCTTCGTGCTCTACGAAGCGGTCAATGAGCAGGGAGCTTACGTCGCGGGAAAGAAAAAAGTCGAAGCCATCATGGTGAAAGACCCGCGGCGATTTGCCGAAACGGGTGGTTGGGGCTTTCAGGCGTTTGATCCCGAAACGCGCAAGCCGCTGATCAAGAACGCTGACGTGGCTTCATCCTGCTTTAATTGCCACGCTGGCCAAAAGGAGCGCGACTACGTCTTCTCACAACTCGTCAAGTAA
- a CDS encoding MerR family transcriptional regulator: MQRKQYPIRVVARRTGLTPHVIRMWEKRYSAVTPTRTATNRRLYSETDIERLLLLRHATEIGYSIGQVAQLSTQRLMTITAQAQAAAIVPAPDGSRSSGTNNAAQSQEANPQVHLEKCLQAIRQLDAAELDAALRRAAVSLSRPVLLEQLVSPLMQTVGDLWREGQLRIVHEHVASSVVRAFLASLDGAFQVAETAPTLIVTTPSGQWHEIGALLAACAAAADGWRVVYLGPSLPAEEIAGAVERHHAKAVALSIVYPGDDPRLGLELQKLRRYLPTHTILVGGRVADQYIEFLDAINAVRLGDLSAFRTALQALRSQQPTDS, translated from the coding sequence ATGCAACGCAAGCAGTATCCAATTAGAGTTGTAGCACGACGAACGGGGCTCACGCCTCATGTGATTCGCATGTGGGAGAAGCGATATAGCGCCGTGACGCCGACGCGCACAGCTACCAATCGGCGATTATATTCAGAGACTGACATTGAACGGTTGCTGTTGTTACGGCATGCGACGGAAATTGGCTATAGCATTGGGCAAGTCGCACAGTTGTCTACGCAGCGATTGATGACGATTACGGCGCAGGCTCAGGCCGCTGCCATTGTCCCTGCGCCTGACGGCTCGCGCTCTTCGGGGACAAATAACGCGGCGCAGTCACAAGAGGCCAACCCACAAGTTCATTTAGAGAAGTGCTTACAGGCGATTCGACAACTGGATGCGGCTGAGCTGGATGCTGCGCTGCGTCGTGCTGCCGTCTCCCTAAGCCGACCGGTGCTGCTTGAACAGCTCGTCTCGCCGCTGATGCAGACCGTCGGCGATTTGTGGCGAGAGGGTCAACTGAGGATTGTCCATGAGCATGTGGCGTCTTCGGTCGTTCGAGCTTTTTTGGCCAGTCTGGATGGAGCTTTTCAAGTCGCCGAGACAGCGCCCACGCTGATTGTCACAACCCCATCGGGCCAATGGCACGAAATTGGCGCGCTTCTTGCCGCCTGCGCGGCAGCAGCGGATGGCTGGCGAGTGGTCTATTTGGGGCCAAGTCTGCCGGCTGAAGAGATTGCTGGCGCTGTTGAGCGCCATCACGCCAAAGCTGTGGCGCTCAGCATCGTGTACCCCGGTGATGATCCACGCTTGGGTCTGGAGCTGCAGAAGCTGCGGCGCTACTTACCTACTCATACAATTCTGGTCGGCGGCCGCGTTGCTGATCAGTACATCGAGTTTTTAGATGCCATCAACGCCGTTCGGCTCGGTGATCTCTCTGCGTTCCGAACTGCCCTGCAAGCACTGCGGTCTCAACAACCGACGGATAGCTAG